CGCGCGATCGGTTCGTTCACTGGCCCTGGTCTGCCTCGCCGCCACCCTGTTCGCGGTCAGCGGATGCGGCGGCGACAGCACCGGGCCGACCTCGGCCGGGCCGTCGGAGGCCGGTCCGCCCGCCGTGAGCGATCCACCGACCGACGGCGGTGAGCCGGCCGCCGGCACACCCGCGTCGGCCGTCCCGGCCGCCGTCGACCCCTGCTCCCTGGTCTCGCGGCAGGAGGCCGAGCAGTTGGCCGGCACCGCCCTCAACGAGCCACGGAAGGTCAAAGCGACCTGCACCTACACTGCGCCGCCGTCCGGGCCGACCGCACAGGTGGAGGTGTTCGTCGGCGCCGGGGCGAAGAAGATCCTCGACGTCAACCGCAACCTCGGCCACGAGCTGCGCGAGCTGCCGGGCGTTGGCGACGAGGCGTACGCCGAGGACCGGGTCGTCTACGTCCACAAAGGCGGCCAGTGGGTCTCGGTCCGGCTGGTCCGGCTCAACGACCCGGCCGAGAACCGGCAGGGGCTGGAGGCCGTCGCCCGCCAGGTCGCCGACCGGCTCTGACGGCGTGACCCGGGCGGCGTCCACGCGTTCCCCGACCGGAGTCTTTGTCCGCAGTGGACAGCGCTACACTCCGCTCGGTGATCAACAAGAGATGGTCGTCAGCCGTCCTGCTCGGGCTGCTGGCGGCGACCACGCTGGCCGGCCCGGTGCCGGCACTCGCCGACGACCGGGCAGAACCTACCGCCGAGCCGCCCCGGGTCCAGCTGGTGCTGGACGTCAGCGGCTCGATGCGGGCCACCGACATCGACGGGCGTAGCCGGATCTCGGTCGCGCAGCAGGCGTTCGGCGAGGTGGTGGACGCCCTGCCCGACGAGACCCAGCTGGGCATCCGGGTGCTCGGCGCCACCTACCAGGGCAAGGACAAGCAGCAGGGCTGCCGGGACACCCAGCAGATCGTGCCGGTCGGCCCGGTCGACCGGGCGCAGGCCAAGGCGGCCGTGGCCACGCTGCGTCCGACCGGCTTCACCCCGGTGGGCCTGGCCCTGCGCGAGGCGGCCAAGGACCTGGGCGCCGGTACCGCCGCCCGGCGGATCGTGCTGATCACCGACGGCGAGGACACCTGCGCCCCGCCCGATCCGTGCCAGGTGGCGCGGGAGCTGGCGGCACAGGGCACCACGCTGGTGGTGGACACCCTCGG
This is a stretch of genomic DNA from Micromonospora sp. WMMD1082. It encodes these proteins:
- a CDS encoding DUF3558 family protein translates to MAGPRTALADPARSVRSLALVCLAATLFAVSGCGGDSTGPTSAGPSEAGPPAVSDPPTDGGEPAAGTPASAVPAAVDPCSLVSRQEAEQLAGTALNEPRKVKATCTYTAPPSGPTAQVEVFVGAGAKKILDVNRNLGHELRELPGVGDEAYAEDRVVYVHKGGQWVSVRLVRLNDPAENRQGLEAVARQVADRL